The Marivirga tractuosa DSM 4126 genome contains the following window.
ACCACCTGGCAGTCCGATAGGGAGTTGTGATTATTAAATTTAGTAATTCAGACAAAATATTTCAGCATAGACTAACGTTTAAGTTGCAATATTTTGTCAAGCTCGTAATTTGAACCACAATGAAATTTATTACAACTTTAGTCCTAGTAATTATACCTTTCCTTTCATTTTCTCAATCTATTGTGAGCTACCATCAATCACATAATGGAGGGCAAGTAGCTTACGCTTATGAAATAAATGAAAATTTTAGACCTGAAATAAGATTATATGCAGATACATTCATTGACGACTTCCTTGTAAAACTCATGTTCAATTATGATTGGATAGAGGAAGAAAATTATGAATTCTATAGCGGAATTTCTTTATTAGGCTCAACAGTTGGTGGTGCTACCCTGGGTTTACCATTAGGTTTAAATATTTACCCTTTTGAATATAAAAATTTCGGCTTCCTGATGGAATTTTCTCCAAGCTTTCCAATAGATGAGGCAAATGGAGCTTATTTCACAGGCAGCTGGGGAATTCGATATAGGTTTAATAGAAAAGAATAGAGATTATTCCTCTATCCATTTCTTGGGGCGTACATTATAATCAGCATTCCGATTAAGGCAATAGCGCCACCTAGCAAATCATAGCGATCAGGAACAATACCATCTACCTTCCAACCCCAAATTATCGCCATTATGATAAATATCCCTCCATATGCAGCGTAAACTCTACCAAAATTAGCGGGCTGCCATGTGGCTACCACTCCATAACCTATCAAGATTATTCCTCCTAGCACTCCCACCCACCATGGTTTTTCTTCTCTTAAAGTTAACCATACCATATAACCACCACCTATCTCACAAAGACCTGCTAAAACAAAAAGCGATATAGATTTTATAATAGCTAGCATGAAGATTAAGCTTTTGCTAAAATAATTTTCAAATCCTCCGGGATTTCCATTGGCTGTAATGGCGGGACATTAGCACCTCCTGTGTTCCCAACAGGAATTTTACCCACGAAGGATTTTACACCACCAACCAAAAGTCTTGGGATTTGACCAATTACTTCTCTGTAATTTTTAATTCTAAAACCAAACTTCAACATAATCCAATGGACACGGAAATGTTGTATTGGATAAGCTTGTCCAATTATATGGGCTCTTTCGAGATGCCTCCAGGCAACCTGATAATGAGACGATTTAAGTTGAAAATTAAATTCTTCCAACTCTTTTTCATAATATGGTTTTAAGCCTTTTGGAAATCTGTAATTAAAGTTCATAACTCATATAGTTAAAACCCATTATGCTCAAGCAATCCCTTTTTAGTTGCCAAGAAATATAAATCTTCCCAAGGGATTTTATCAAAGTCTTTGATGCCATCATATTCTTCATCCTGATTAATCAGCATTTTGATATACTCCTTCTGATTCAATGAAAATAAATATTTTTGTAGTTGAGCGTCCTCCCAGTCCAATGCAGTTTTCACCTCTTTGTAGGATTGGACAAAATATAACTCATCTAAAAGGTCAATTTCCTGATCGTTCATTGCTATTATATTTTCTTTCTTTCCAAGTATAGCTACCAAAATTAGCTAAGAAGCCAATTATCAGTACGTAAAAGCTATAAAACATTTGTAAAACGACAAATGGAATTAACTTAAACCGCTGCTTTTGTGAATTTAAAATTAATGAAATAAAAACTCCTTCTGAAATAATTTTTAATAATAAGACAGGAAGCAAAATTAGATACTCCGCTGTAAATAAACCGTAGATAATGGCAGTAATATAAAGCAAATGAAAACACCAAACTGCTAATGCTGGCAAACTCTCACTTAAAGTAGAAGTCGCTCTCCATTTAGCTGCCCAACGTTTTCTTTGCTGATAAAAGGATGAGAAATCTTTAGGTGCTTTACTTTCCACTACTGCCTGCTTTTGGAAAAAAATTCCTTTTGGAAAATCGGCCTTTATTTTTTTCAACAAAAACACATCATCTCCAGATGGGATAGCTAAATTATCCGTATAAGGATCAAGTTCTTCAAAAGTCGATTTTCTGAAGGCTAAATTTGCGCCATTTGCCATAGTAGGGTTTCCCAGCTCTAT
Protein-coding sequences here:
- a CDS encoding DUF3703 domain-containing protein, with amino-acid sequence MNFNYRFPKGLKPYYEKELEEFNFQLKSSHYQVAWRHLERAHIIGQAYPIQHFRVHWIMLKFGFRIKNYREVIGQIPRLLVGGVKSFVGKIPVGNTGGANVPPLQPMEIPEDLKIILAKA
- a CDS encoding YnfA family protein translates to MLAIIKSISLFVLAGLCEIGGGYMVWLTLREEKPWWVGVLGGIILIGYGVVATWQPANFGRVYAAYGGIFIIMAIIWGWKVDGIVPDRYDLLGGAIALIGMLIIMYAPRNG
- a CDS encoding glycosyltransferase, with the protein product MILAFFSTVLLFYGFALLFASKIWGKLPEISESGELKSVAVIIPFRNEEEHLAELMKSLAHLEYPEELLEIILVNDHSEDNFNQIIQSFEKSFPFRLTVLSLPEKVTGKKSAINAGVKNSNAEIILTSDADCTFPQEWVQKMQAPFEIDDLQLVSGCVVFTARNVVSQIYQMEFAPLVGVGAVSIELGNPTMANGANLAFRKSTFEELDPYTDNLAIPSGDDVFLLKKIKADFPKGIFFQKQAVVESKAPKDFSSFYQQRKRWAAKWRATSTLSESLPALAVWCFHLLYITAIIYGLFTAEYLILLPVLLLKIISEGVFISLILNSQKQRFKLIPFVVLQMFYSFYVLIIGFLANFGSYTWKERKYNSNERSGN